The following coding sequences are from one Coffea arabica cultivar ET-39 chromosome 11e, Coffea Arabica ET-39 HiFi, whole genome shotgun sequence window:
- the LOC140021380 gene encoding uncharacterized protein, which produces MEKSNSRLETMVGNLDQKFCKLEQKFSVLMKVMMKDKGVQENEGGSSEPLLPTPPSHFRLAAQAEMAGHQQESRGRMFTPNLPRLDLPMFTTGNPREWLRKCHKYFLNYQIPACQKVDLVEMFLEGKADNWFQGVKLAKPGLNWEEFSELLCERFSGKGSLDIVEEFNKLQQVGTVEEYEEKFEELKTLMLTKNPRLDESYFVSSFISGLKEEIKPMVKMFRPQTLTKHLK; this is translated from the coding sequence ATGGAGAAGAGCAACTCGAGACTGGAGACGATGGTGGGAAATCTGGACCAGAAATTCTGCAAGTTGGAGCAAAAGTTCAGTGTGTtaatgaaagtgatgatgaaggaCAAGGGAGTCCAGGAGAACGAAGGAGGATCTTCCGAACCTCTTCTACCTACACCACCCTCGCATTTTCGACTGGCGGCTCAGGCTGAAATGGCAGGCCATCAGCAGGAATCCAGAGGTAGGATGTTCACTCCCAATTTGCCTAGATTAGATTTGCCGATGTTTACGACAGGAAATCCAAGGGAATGGCTTAGGAAATGtcataaatattttttgaactaCCAAATACCTGCTTGCCAGAAAGTAGATTTAGTGGAGATGTTCTTAGAAGGCAAAGCCGATAATTGGTTCCAAGGGGTGAAATTAGCTAAACCTGGGCTAAATTGGGAAGAGTTTAGCGAGTTGCTATGTGAGCGTTTCTCTGGAAAGGGATCACTTGACATAGTAGAAGAATTTAACAAACTGCAACAAGTGGGGACAGTGGAGGAGTATGAGGAAAAATTTGAGGAATTAAAAACTCTGATGTTGACCAAGAACCCCAGATTAGATGAGTCCTATTTTGTTTCCAGCTTTATCAGTGGGTTGAAAGAGGAGATCAAGCCCATGGTAAAGATGTTTAGACCACAGACATTGACCAAGCATTTGAAGTAG